A genomic stretch from Oreochromis niloticus isolate F11D_XX linkage group LG11, O_niloticus_UMD_NMBU, whole genome shotgun sequence includes:
- the pik3r4 gene encoding phosphoinositide 3-kinase regulatory subunit 4 has protein sequence MGNQLAGIAPSQILSVDSYFSDIVDHEYDKSLGSTRFFKVARAKHREGLVVVKVFAIQDPSLPLTSYKQELEELKIRLHSCQNCLPFQKTSLTEKAAILFRQYVRDNLYDRISTRPFLNNVEKRWLAFQILNAVDQAHKAGVRHGDIKTENVMVTSWNWVLLTDFASFKPTYLPEDNPADFNYFFDTSRRRTCYIAPERFVDGSMFTTESDQNTPLVDLTNNNQRSRGELKQAMDIFSAGCVIAELFTEGVPLFDLSQLLAYRKGHFQTEQVLMKIEDRSVRELVTQMVQREPEKRLTAEDYLKQQRGKAFPDIFYTFLQPYMAQFAKETFQSADERVLIIRKDLDNILHNLHGGSTSSSQDGGDGVTSSREEQGLIVLVSVITSCLQTLRCCDSKLAALELVLHLAPRLSVDVLLDRITPYLLHFCNDPMPRVRAQAVRTLAKVLALVKEVPRNDVNIYPEYILPGIAHLAQDDATIVRLAYAENIAHLAESALRFLELVQENNVNTEQDLSGEDAEEALHPNENYDSELQALHEMVQQKVVTLLSDSENIVKQSLMENGITRLCVFFGRQKANDVLLSHMITFLNDKNDWHLRGAFFDSIVGVAAYVGWQSSSILKPLLQQGLSDTEEFVIYKALNALTCMCHLGLLQKPHIYEFVGDIAPFLCHPNLWIRYGAVGFITVVAQHLNVADVYCKLMPHLNPFITQPIIQIDKELVLLSVLKEPVSRSIFDYALRSKDIATLFRHLLLRQKKRAGTIPECPTPDDPAIAQLLKKLLSQGMTEAEEDKLLALKDFMLKSNKAKANMGEQSHAGEAGQTGVIDLAMLGITGRQVDLIKPKAEGEDKRARKHTKQDSTMNEEWKSMFGSQEPPSSQPATAADGPGSQIRKSTAAPAVPVLQSVASGPAYQRRLNTCKTELQQLVQQKREQCSAERMAKQMMESAEWESRPPPPGWHPKGLLVAHLHEHKAAVNRIRVSDEHSIFATASNDGTVKVWDSQKMEGKTTTTRSVLTYSRIGGHVKTLTFCQGSHYLAVASDNGSIQLLAVEANKPPKSPKVQPFQSRSLDLQEDGCTVDIHHFNSGAQSVLAYATVNGSLVGWDLRSNSNAWTLRHDLRLGLITSFAVDMHQCWLCLGTSSGTMACWDMRFQLPISNHSHPARARIRRLLMHPLYQSSVIAAVQGNNEVSMWDMETGDRKFTLWASSAPPLSEMQPSPHSINGIYCSPADGNPLLLTAGSDMRIRFWDLAYPERSYIVAGGANDSLHCPSVLYSRKIIEGTEVVQEIHSKQKSGVVEDSPRRGPESLPVGHHDIITDIATFQTTQGFIVTSSRDGIVKVWK, from the exons ATGGGGAACCAGCTGGCGGGCATCGCCCCCTCTCAGATCCTGTCTGTGGACAGCTACTTCTCCGACATCGTCGACCACGAGTACGATAAGAGCCTGGGCAGCACGCGCTTCTTCAAGGTGGCCCGGGCCAAACATCGCGAGGGCCTGGTGGTGGTGAAGGTCTTCGCCATCCAGGACCCGTCGCTGCCGCTGACGAGCTACAAGCAGGAGCTGGAGGAGCTGAAGATCCGCCTGCACTCCTGCCAGAACTGCCTGCCTTTCCAGAAAACCTCTCTCACCGAGAAGGCCGCCATCTTGTTCCGCCAGTACGTTCGGGACAACCTGTACGACCGCATCAGCACGCGGCCGTTCCTTAACAACGTGGAGAAGCGCTGGCTCGCCTTCCAGATCCTCAACGCCGTCGACCAGGCTCACAAGGCCGGCGTGCGTCACGGGGACATCAAGACGGAGAATGTGATGGTGACCAGCTGGAACTGGGTGCTGCTCACCGACTTCGCCAGCTTCAAGCCCACCTACCTGCCCGAAGACAACCCTGCTGACTTCAACTACTTCTTCGACACGTCCAGGAGGAGGACGTGCTACATCGCCCCCGAGAGGTTCGTAGATGGAAGCATGTTTACCACGGAGAGCGACCAGAACACGCCGCTGGTGGACCTGACCAACAACAACCAGAGGAGCCGAGGGGAGCTGAAGCAGGCCATGGACATCTTCTCTGCAG GCTGTGTGATTGCCGAGCTGTTCACAGAGGGCGTCCCGCTCTTCGATCTGTCCCAGCTGCTGGCGTATCGTAAAGGACACTTCCAGACAGAGCAGGTCCTCATGAAGATCGAGGACCGCAGCGTCAGAGAGCTG GTGACCCAGATGGTGCAGCGGGAGCCCGAGAAGCGCCTGACAGCAGAGGATTATCTGAAGCAGCAGCGAGGCAAAGCGTTCCCGGACATCTTCTACACCTTCCTGCAGCCGTACATGGCGCAGTTCGCCAAAGAGACGTTCCAGTCGGCAGACGAGCGCGTGCTCATCATCCGCAAAGACCTCGACAACATCCTGCACAACCTGCACGGAG GCTCCACCTCCTCTTCTCAGGATGGCGGCGATGGCGTGACGAGCTCCCGTGAGGAGCAGGGCCTCATCGTGCTCGTCTCTGTCATCACTTCCTGCCTCCAGACGCTGCGCTGCTGTGACTCCAAGCTCGCCGCGCTGGAGCTCGTCCTTCACCTGGCCCCCCGGCTCAGCGTAGACGTCCTGCTGGACCGCATCACGCCGTACCTGCTGCACTTCTGCAACGACCCCATGCCCCGAGTGCGCGCCCAGGCCGTGCGGACGCTGGCCAAGGTGCTGGCGCTGGTGAAGGAGGTCCCGAGGAACGACGTGAACATCTACCCCGAGTACATCCTGCCGGGCATTGCCCACCTCGCCCAGGACGACGCCACCATCGTCAGGCTGGCATACGCAG AAAACATTGCTCACCTGGCCGAGAGCGCGCTGCGCTTCCTGGAGCTGGTCCAGGAAAACAACGTGAACACAGAGCAGGACCTGAGTGGCGAGGACGCGGAGGAAGCGCTCCACCCCAACGAAAACTACGACTCAG AGCTGCAGGCGCTGCACGAGATGGTGCAGCAGAAGGTGGTGACGCTGCTCAGCGACTCGGAGAATATCGTCAAGCAGTCGCTGATGGAGAACGGCATCACGCGCCTCTGCGTCTTCTTCGGCCGGCAGAAAGCCAACGACGTCCTGCTGTCCCACATGATCACCTTCCTCAACGACAAGAACGACTGGCACCTGCGGGGCGCCTTCTTCGACAGCATCGTGG GCGTGGCGGCGTACGTCGGCTGGCAGAGTTCGTCCATCCTGAAGCCACTGCTGCAGCAGGGTCTGAGCGACACCGAGGAGTTTGTCATCTACAAAGCCCTGAACGCGCTGACCTGCATGTGCCATCTGGGTCTGCTGCAGAAACCGCACATCTACGAGTTCGTCGGCGACATCG CTCCGTTCCTGTGTCACCCCAACCTGTGGATCCGTTACGGCGCCGTGGGCTTCATCACCGTGGTCGCACAGCACCTCAACGTGGCCGACGTCTACTGCAAGCTGATGCCCCACCTCAACCCCTTCATCACCCAGCCCATTATCCAG ATCGATAAGGAGCTTGTTCTGCTCAGCGTCCTGAAGGAGCCCGTGAGTCGCTCCATCTTCGACTACGCCCTGCGCTCCAAAGACATCGCCACCCTCTTCAGACACCTGCTGCTGCGCCAGAAGAAGCGCGCGGGCACCATCCCAGAATGCCCCACGCCCGATGACCCGGCCATCGCCCAGCTCCTCAAGAAGCTGCTCTCACAG GGCATGACCGAGGCCGAGGAGGACAAGCTGCTGGCGCTCAAAGACTTCATGCTGAAATCCAACAAGGCCAAAGCCAACATGGGCGAGCAGAGCCACGCGGGGGAGGCGGGCCAGACCGGCGTCATCGACCTGGCCATGCTAGGCATCACCGGCCGCCAGGTGGACCTGATCAAACCCAAAGCTGAGGGCGAGGACAAGCGAG CCAGGAAGCACACCAAGCAGGACTCCACCATGAACGAGGAGTGGAAGAGCATGTTTGGATCTCAGGAGCCGCCTTCCAGCCAGCCCGCCACG GCCGCCGACGGGCCGGGGAGTCAGATCAGGAAGAGCACCGCGGCTCCGGCGGTGCCCGTGCTGCAGTCGGTGGCGAGTGGCCCCGCCTATCAGCGACGCCTCAACACGTGCAAGACGGAGCTCCAGCAGCTGGTGCAGCAGAAGAGGGAGCAGTGCAGCGCCGAGCGCATGGCCAAGCAGATGATGGAAAGCGCTGAGTGGGAGAGCCGACCTCCTCCTCCAG GGTGGCACCCAAAGGGCCTGCTGGTCGCCCACCTGCACGAACACAAAGCTGCCGTGAACCGCATCCGAGTCTCCGACGAGCACTCCATCTTCGCCACGGCGTCCAACGACGGCACCGTCAAAGTGTGGGACAGCCAGAAGATGGAGGGAAAGACCACGACCACCAG GTCGGTGTTGACGTATTCTCGCATCGGCGGCCACGTGAAGACGCTGACCTTCTGTCAGGGCTCGCACTATTTAGCCGTGGCCTCGGATAACGGATCCATCCAGCTACTCGCTGTCGAAGCCAACAAACCACCAAAGTCCCCCAAAGTGCAGCCGTTCCAGAGCAG GTCTCTGGACCTGCAGGAGGACGGCTGCACGGTCGACATCCACCACTTCAACTCGGGCGCCCAGTCTGTGCTGGCGTACGCCACCGTCAACGGCTCGCTGGTCGGCTGGGACCTCCGCTCCAACTCCAACGCCTGGACGCTGCGCCACGACCTCCGCCTCGGACTCATCACGTCCTTTGCCGTGGATATGCACCAGTGCTGGCTCTGCCTCG GTACGAGCAGCGGCACCATGGCCTGCTGGGATATGCGGTTCCAGCTGCCCATCTCAAACCACTCCCACCCTGCCCGAGCACGAATCAGACGGCTGCTGATGCACCCGCTCTACCAGTCGTCTGTCATCGCAG ctgtGCAGGGCAACAATGAAGTCTCCATGTGGGATATGGAGACCGGAGACCGCAAATTCACCCTGTGGGCGAGCTCGGCACCCCCACTCTCTGAGATGCAG ccgTCCCCACACAGCATTAACGGGATCTACTGCAGTCCTGCTGACGGGAACCCTCTGCTGCTCACAGCCGGCTCTGACATGAGGATCAG GTTCTGGGACCTGGCGTATCCGGAGAGGTCGTACATTGTGGCGGGCGGAGCCAACGACTCGCTGCACTGCCCGTCTGTCCTCTACAGCCGCAAGATCATCGAAGGGACTGAGGTTGTACAG GAGATCCACAGCAAGCAGAAGAGCGGCGTGGTGGAGGACTCGCCCCGCCGTGGCCCGGAGTCCCTCCCCGTAGGTCACCACGACATCATCACGGACATCGCCACCTTCCAGACCACGCAGGGCTTCATCGTCACCTCGTCCAGAGACGGCATCGTCAAAGTCTGGAAATGA